One Nostoc sp. UHCC 0302 DNA window includes the following coding sequences:
- a CDS encoding alpha/beta hydrolase, protein MKLLTQAKCIHKQRKIIANPDRKLLAKFAVVLGGMVSAIASAIPACGAERISFYYAPFGQFDLPVNSLETFAKKGKIDSDFAYYAKFANSEELASLRDLLQRRFDVTPTLVSQFTYSPVGETVMKRLGNDFQTGSKQNGFYALRSAFILAAADSDGLTLVNVLRKFPSHTIWFNLPRVRGIVSSLSGILKQRDSLIAAIQQDAIAEASQTLIDFSQRSDLRKGGSLNWQKATLNLNDQSRNRQLLVDLYLPQPKNGDVNPSPIPVIVISHGIASDRQSFAYLAEHLASYGFAVAAIEHPDTNGKKYQDYFSGLASPPSAMAAIDRPLDVKFLLDELQRLSQSDSRFRGRLNLDRVGAIGQSLGGYTVLALAGAAINFQQVDKDCNPNNSLNLSLLIQCRVDELASKDYLLKDDRIKAVIAMNPLDSTVFGQSGLEQIKIPVMLVSGSDDIFAPAVPEQIRPFSWLTASDKYLVLMDKATHFSLLKTDSGRGVLPVPPEFIGPNPAIAHSYAKVLSVAFFETHIANQPDYRFYLSASYAKSISQSPINLELVRSFASTNALLNKK, encoded by the coding sequence ATGAAATTACTGACCCAAGCTAAATGTATTCATAAGCAGCGAAAAATCATAGCCAATCCTGATAGAAAGCTACTGGCAAAGTTTGCAGTAGTTCTGGGGGGAATGGTTTCTGCGATCGCATCTGCGATTCCTGCTTGTGGAGCTGAACGAATTTCGTTTTACTATGCACCGTTTGGGCAGTTTGATCTGCCTGTTAATTCATTAGAAACCTTTGCTAAGAAGGGAAAAATCGACAGTGATTTTGCCTATTATGCCAAATTTGCAAATTCAGAGGAATTAGCAAGTTTGCGAGATTTATTGCAACGGCGTTTTGATGTCACCCCAACTTTAGTCTCCCAGTTTACCTACTCTCCGGTAGGAGAAACGGTAATGAAGCGGTTGGGAAATGATTTTCAAACAGGTTCCAAACAAAATGGGTTTTATGCACTGCGATCGGCATTCATCTTGGCAGCAGCAGACTCTGATGGCTTAACGCTTGTGAATGTGTTGCGGAAATTTCCCAGCCATACGATTTGGTTTAACTTGCCCCGTGTCCGTGGAATCGTTAGCAGTCTGTCAGGAATTTTGAAACAGCGAGATTCTCTGATTGCTGCCATTCAGCAAGATGCGATCGCTGAGGCATCTCAGACACTCATTGATTTTTCCCAACGCTCTGATTTGCGAAAAGGTGGATCGTTAAACTGGCAAAAAGCAACGCTGAACCTAAACGATCAATCCCGGAATCGTCAACTGCTAGTGGATCTGTACCTACCTCAACCAAAAAACGGGGATGTTAATCCAAGCCCGATTCCAGTCATTGTGATTTCCCACGGGATAGCATCCGATCGTCAGAGCTTTGCCTATCTGGCAGAGCATCTTGCATCCTATGGATTTGCAGTTGCTGCCATCGAACACCCAGACACCAATGGGAAAAAGTATCAGGATTACTTTTCGGGATTAGCAAGTCCGCCTAGCGCAATGGCAGCAATCGATCGCCCGTTGGATGTGAAATTTTTATTGGATGAACTACAACGGCTTTCCCAATCAGACTCCAGGTTTCGAGGACGGTTGAATCTCGATCGAGTGGGCGCAATCGGTCAATCTCTTGGCGGATATACGGTACTGGCATTGGCGGGTGCTGCCATTAATTTTCAGCAAGTAGACAAGGATTGTAATCCAAATAACTCCCTGAACTTATCGCTGTTGATTCAGTGCAGAGTTGACGAGTTAGCCTCCAAAGACTATTTGCTCAAAGACGATCGCATCAAAGCTGTGATTGCCATGAATCCCCTCGATAGTACCGTATTCGGACAGTCGGGATTAGAGCAAATTAAAATTCCGGTGATGTTGGTTTCAGGAAGTGATGATATTTTTGCTCCGGCAGTCCCCGAACAAATTCGCCCCTTTAGCTGGCTAACGGCATCCGATAAATATTTGGTATTAATGGACAAAGCAACTCACTTTTCGCTGCTTAAAACGGATTCAGGACGCGGAGTGCTGCCCGTTCCACCAGAGTTTATTGGCCCCAATCCGGCGATCGCTCACTCTTATGCAAAAGTTCTGAGTGTTGCGTTCTTTGAAACCCACATTGCCAATCAACCAGATTACCGTTTTTACCTGAGTGCTTCTTACGCCAAGTCTATCAGTCAGTCCCCGATAAACCTTGAACTGGTGCGATCGTTTGCATCTACCAATGCCCTGTTAAACAAGAAATAG
- a CDS encoding NB-ARC domain-containing protein — MPMQKNRRHRGVVLTAQGWDRFQTAKIQAEFSENAGDRFTLEELSERMNLSLSTIVKVLGCTEPVDKQSLQLAFRAFNLELSKNDYARPKSAPDELGDHSAAHPSQVVPKQSQLDWGGAIDTALLCGRTEELGKLRQWVLAEQCRLVLLLGIGGIGKSTLAAKLVQQIQPEFEVVVWRSLQNALPLEKWLESVLPVLLRERGEDVALPNSLDGKLLKLMESLRACRCLLILDNAETILNAGQPGQYRAGYEGYGQLFKEIGETSHQSCLLLTSREKPREIVPLEGAERSVRTLRLNGLNPEAGQELFRYLGTFAGTQWEWETLVTHYSGNPLALKMVAAATQELFNGRIAEILNYVQQGLAVFDDIRDLLQRQFDRLSEIEQEMFFWLAINREPLSLSELGEDLITTASKRRLPDAIQSLLRRSLIEREGERFFLQPVVLEYATHQLVECAVREIASQSPKWLRSQALIKAQAKDYIREMQKRLIVEPIAEELRIQFGNSQAIEQQLKAMLKRQQQTLQPNYLAGNLLNLLVHLQIDLRGYDFSDLAVWQVDLRQVNLAGVNFHNADLTTSVFTERLSGIDSVAFTPDGERLATGGVDGKIRLWQVADGKQLLTIQGHQSWILSVSFSPDGLILASGGEDFTICLWDVASGQCLRTLEGHRNSIFSVCFSLDGQTLASGDEDSTIRLWDVASGQCLRTLEGHSGRVWAISFSPDGQTIASGSNDTTIRLWNVQNGQCVKTLQGHVGGIRAVSYAPSAGFANSPEGQTIACGGDDAAIRLWNVQDGQCLSVLHGHTSVIQAVSYSPDGQILASGSFDGTIRLWHMQTGQCLKVLQGHTQAIRSVNFSPDGQTLASGSYDFSIRLWNVQRGQCLKVLRGNSSGVRSLRFSSDGQSLVSGSTDQSIRLWNVQDGQCRGVLQGHSGWIHAVSLSGNGQFLASGSTDQTVRLWNVQEGKCLRVLQGHTSWVLCVNFSPGSQTIASSSQDTTVRLWDVQTGQCRRVLQGHSAWVWSVSFSSDGQSLLSGGSDRTVRLWQVQDGECLKVINTPSGIWSACFSANDQTFVTGHFDAVVRLWDSRSGQCLKELQGHTGWVCSTSFSPKGQMLASSGWDASIRLWHLQSGECLKVLQGHTGAVYSISFSPDGLMLASGSHDETIRLWDVRTGECLKTFRADRLYEGMNIRGAQGLTAAQQATLRALGAIES, encoded by the coding sequence ATGCCAATGCAAAAAAATAGACGCCATCGAGGAGTTGTCCTGACGGCACAGGGGTGGGATCGGTTCCAAACGGCAAAAATTCAGGCAGAGTTCAGCGAGAATGCCGGAGATCGCTTCACTCTGGAAGAACTGAGTGAGCGCATGAACTTATCTCTCAGCACGATTGTTAAAGTGTTGGGATGTACAGAACCCGTGGATAAGCAGTCGTTGCAGTTGGCATTTCGAGCCTTTAACTTAGAGTTAAGCAAAAATGATTATGCCCGACCCAAAAGTGCCCCTGACGAATTAGGAGATCACAGTGCAGCGCATCCATCCCAGGTTGTCCCGAAACAATCCCAGCTTGATTGGGGCGGTGCGATCGATACTGCTCTGCTTTGTGGACGCACAGAAGAACTGGGAAAACTGAGACAGTGGGTATTGGCGGAACAATGTCGATTGGTTTTGCTGTTAGGAATTGGTGGCATTGGCAAAAGCACTCTGGCTGCTAAATTAGTGCAGCAGATTCAACCTGAGTTTGAAGTGGTGGTGTGGCGATCGCTGCAAAATGCACTGCCCTTAGAAAAGTGGCTAGAAAGTGTATTACCTGTTCTATTGCGGGAACGGGGAGAAGATGTTGCCCTGCCCAATAGCCTGGATGGCAAGCTGTTGAAGTTGATGGAGAGTTTACGCGCTTGCCGCTGTTTGCTGATTCTGGATAATGCCGAGACGATTTTGAATGCAGGGCAACCCGGACAGTATCGCGCTGGTTATGAGGGATATGGTCAACTGTTTAAGGAGATTGGGGAGACATCCCATCAGAGTTGCCTACTGCTCACAAGCCGGGAAAAGCCTAGAGAGATTGTGCCCCTGGAAGGTGCGGAGCGATCGGTACGAACACTGCGACTCAATGGACTCAACCCCGAAGCTGGGCAAGAATTATTTCGGTATCTAGGAACCTTTGCAGGGACGCAATGGGAGTGGGAAACATTAGTGACCCATTACAGCGGTAACCCTTTAGCGTTAAAGATGGTGGCGGCAGCAACTCAAGAACTATTTAATGGCAGAATTGCTGAGATTTTGAATTATGTGCAGCAGGGATTAGCGGTTTTTGATGATATTCGAGATTTACTCCAGCGACAGTTTGATCGCCTATCTGAAATTGAGCAGGAAATGTTCTTCTGGCTTGCCATTAACCGGGAACCGCTATCACTGTCGGAGTTGGGTGAAGATTTAATCACGACCGCTTCTAAGCGCAGATTACCGGATGCAATTCAGTCTTTATTGCGGCGATCGCTCATTGAAAGGGAGGGTGAGCGGTTTTTTCTCCAGCCCGTCGTGCTGGAGTATGCCACTCATCAACTCGTAGAGTGTGCTGTTAGAGAGATTGCTAGCCAATCGCCAAAATGGCTTAGAAGCCAAGCCCTGATCAAAGCACAGGCGAAAGATTACATTCGAGAGATGCAAAAGCGATTGATTGTAGAACCGATCGCTGAAGAGTTGCGAATCCAGTTTGGCAATTCTCAAGCAATCGAGCAGCAGTTGAAAGCGATGCTGAAACGTCAGCAGCAAACACTTCAGCCGAATTATCTGGCAGGGAATCTCCTCAACCTGCTGGTGCATTTGCAAATCGATCTACGCGGCTATGATTTTTCGGATCTAGCCGTGTGGCAAGTTGACTTACGGCAGGTCAACCTGGCAGGGGTCAATTTTCACAACGCTGACCTGACAACCTCTGTGTTCACTGAACGATTAAGCGGCATTGATTCAGTCGCCTTTACCCCAGACGGTGAACGATTGGCAACAGGCGGTGTAGATGGCAAAATCCGTCTTTGGCAAGTGGCAGATGGCAAACAGTTGTTGACGATTCAAGGGCATCAGAGTTGGATCTTATCGGTCAGTTTCAGCCCAGATGGTTTGATTCTTGCCAGTGGTGGTGAAGACTTCACCATTTGCTTATGGGATGTGGCATCGGGGCAATGCCTGAGAACATTAGAGGGACACAGGAATTCCATTTTCTCTGTCTGCTTTAGTCTGGATGGTCAGACTTTAGCCAGCGGCGACGAGGACTCCACCATTCGCTTGTGGGATGTGGCATCGGGGCAATGCCTGAGAACATTAGAGGGACACAGTGGGCGAGTTTGGGCAATCAGCTTTAGTCCGGATGGTCAGACGATCGCCAGCGGCAGCAATGATACCACCATTCGCCTGTGGAATGTGCAAAACGGTCAGTGTGTCAAAACCTTGCAGGGTCATGTGGGTGGCATTCGTGCAGTTAGTTATGCACCAAGCGCAGGCTTCGCCAATAGCCCGGAGGGTCAAACGATTGCCTGTGGTGGTGATGACGCAGCGATTCGCTTGTGGAATGTGCAGGACGGTCAGTGTCTGAGCGTCCTGCACGGTCATACGAGCGTCATTCAGGCGGTCAGCTACAGCCCAGATGGTCAAATTCTCGCCAGCGGCAGCTTCGATGGCACGATTCGTCTTTGGCATATGCAAACGGGGCAATGTCTTAAGGTGCTGCAAGGTCATACGCAGGCAATTCGCTCAGTCAACTTCAGTCCGGATGGTCAGACCCTTGCTAGCGGTAGCTATGATTTCTCGATTCGCCTGTGGAATGTGCAACGGGGGCAGTGCCTCAAAGTTCTTCGAGGAAATTCGTCTGGAGTCCGCTCCCTGCGTTTCAGCTCGGATGGTCAGTCTTTAGTCAGTGGCAGCACGGATCAGTCCATTCGTCTGTGGAATGTCCAAGACGGACAGTGCCGGGGTGTATTACAGGGTCATTCCGGTTGGATTCATGCGGTTAGTTTGAGTGGCAATGGTCAGTTTTTAGCAAGCGGCAGCACAGACCAGACGGTGCGACTATGGAATGTTCAAGAGGGTAAATGCCTCAGAGTACTACAGGGTCATACATCCTGGGTTCTCTGCGTCAACTTCAGTCCCGGTAGTCAGACGATCGCCAGCAGCAGTCAGGATACGACCGTGCGGTTATGGGATGTGCAAACGGGTCAGTGCCGCCGGGTGTTACAGGGACATTCAGCCTGGGTTTGGTCAGTTAGCTTCAGTTCCGATGGTCAGTCTTTGCTCAGTGGCGGCAGCGATCGCACGGTGCGACTGTGGCAGGTGCAAGACGGTGAGTGCCTCAAGGTGATAAACACGCCCAGTGGTATCTGGTCTGCTTGCTTCAGCGCGAATGATCAAACGTTCGTCACTGGACATTTTGATGCGGTTGTTCGTCTCTGGGATAGTCGCAGTGGTCAGTGTCTCAAGGAGTTGCAAGGACACACGGGCTGGGTCTGCTCCACTAGCTTCAGCCCCAAGGGTCAAATGCTGGCAAGCAGTGGTTGGGATGCTTCCATTCGCCTATGGCATCTGCAAAGCGGGGAATGCCTCAAGGTCTTACAGGGTCATACAGGGGCAGTCTATTCCATTAGCTTCAGCCCCGACGGTTTGATGCTCGCCAGTGGCAGTCATGATGAGACCATTAGGCTGTGGGATGTCAGAACAGGTGAGTGCCTGAAAACCTTTAGAGCCGATCGCCTCTACGAGGGTATGAATATTCGAGGTGCTCAAGGACTAACCGCTGCTCAGCAAGCCACACTCAGGGCATTAGGAGCGATCGAATCTTAA
- a CDS encoding NAD(P)-dependent oxidoreductase yields the protein MSLSAIRFKPKRSLGDLLMKIFVAGATGAIGRPVIAQLLSNGHDVVALTRSLEKAQALAQQGVESASPSELRFAIADVFDPDSIKAAILQAHPEVVIEQLTAYPKTYTRESMSAATKFNTRIRLEGGANVLAAAQAAGVRRYLRQSIAFWAVPGSGLADEETPLAFDGSPAVAADARVVTELERRLLEAPDLEGIILRYGFFYGSDTWFAPDGDVAHQVRQQQFPIVGNGEGVWSWLHIEDAAIATVSAAERGNPGIYLIADNQPLKVREWLPVYARWLNAAPPPQVSVKDAIQIGGADAIYYGTQMRGVLNAKARRELSFQPRSLEWLVKSAAHTNESCKEDKR from the coding sequence ATGAGTCTTAGTGCCATTCGGTTTAAGCCAAAGCGTTCTTTAGGAGATTTATTGATGAAGATTTTTGTTGCAGGCGCAACCGGAGCAATCGGTCGTCCAGTAATCGCACAATTGCTTTCCAATGGTCATGATGTTGTTGCATTAACCCGTTCTTTAGAGAAGGCGCAAGCGTTAGCCCAACAGGGCGTGGAATCCGCGAGTCCTTCGGAGTTGCGTTTCGCAATCGCCGATGTCTTCGACCCAGATTCCATTAAAGCGGCAATTCTCCAGGCTCACCCCGAAGTCGTGATTGAGCAGCTTACTGCCTATCCCAAAACCTACACCCGCGAGTCGATGAGTGCTGCCACCAAGTTCAACACACGCATCCGGTTAGAAGGGGGTGCGAATGTGCTAGCTGCCGCCCAAGCAGCCGGAGTACGGCGTTATCTAAGGCAGTCGATCGCATTTTGGGCAGTTCCCGGTTCTGGATTGGCAGACGAGGAAACGCCCCTCGCGTTTGATGGTTCGCCTGCGGTTGCTGCCGATGCTCGCGTGGTTACAGAGCTTGAACGCCGTTTGTTGGAAGCACCTGATCTGGAAGGAATTATTCTGCGCTACGGCTTTTTCTACGGGTCTGACACTTGGTTTGCCCCTGATGGTGATGTTGCCCATCAGGTACGACAGCAGCAATTCCCGATCGTGGGCAATGGCGAGGGGGTTTGGTCGTGGTTGCACATTGAGGATGCGGCGATCGCCACTGTATCAGCGGCAGAGCGAGGCAATCCTGGCATTTATCTAATCGCAGATAATCAGCCCTTGAAGGTACGCGAGTGGCTACCTGTTTATGCTCGATGGCTGAATGCTGCACCACCACCTCAGGTATCTGTTAAGGATGCGATACAAATCGGGGGAGCGGATGCGATTTATTACGGCACTCAAATGCGTGGCGTGTTGAATGCTAAAGCAAGACGGGAATTAAGTTTTCAACCGCGATCGTTGGAATGGCTTGTTAAATCTGCTGCTCATACCAATGAATCGTGTAAGGAGGATAAAAGATGA
- a CDS encoding DUF4331 family protein, which translates to MCDTNADVIEDLDYRITFGEPDSNNVQRIELRRLESSAATEFDSNGTLIAEGNTGEAIAISDGGRLWTGLVADPFFFNLGEFGQFAKLILEENRFDPSVFDTIENALAGHNVTAIVLELPNTALGAETIQLWGTTTIQHEGKWKTINRAATPLIQQVFIQDEHLKDVYNKSLPKDDVARYGDAIATFTAKVTQLAGTTTDPQAYAQEWH; encoded by the coding sequence ATGTGTGATACCAATGCTGACGTGATCGAAGATTTAGATTACCGCATTACGTTTGGAGAACCCGATTCTAACAACGTTCAGCGAATCGAACTGCGGCGTTTAGAGAGCAGTGCCGCTACAGAATTTGATAGCAATGGCACGCTGATTGCGGAAGGTAATACAGGTGAAGCGATCGCGATCAGTGATGGTGGACGACTTTGGACGGGTTTGGTTGCTGATCCTTTCTTCTTCAACCTGGGCGAGTTTGGGCAATTTGCCAAGCTGATTCTAGAAGAAAATCGGTTTGATCCCAGTGTGTTTGATACGATTGAGAATGCTTTAGCAGGGCATAATGTAACCGCGATCGTCTTAGAGTTACCTAATACTGCTCTAGGGGCTGAGACTATACAGCTTTGGGGAACTACCACCATTCAACATGAAGGCAAGTGGAAGACCATCAATCGGGCGGCGACTCCGCTGATTCAGCAAGTGTTTATTCAGGATGAACATTTGAAAGATGTCTACAACAAAAGTCTGCCAAAAGACGACGTTGCCAGATATGGGGATGCGATCGCTACATTCACGGCAAAGGTGACTCAACTTGCAGGCACGACAACTGATCCTCAAGCATACGCGCAGGAATGGCACTAA